The following are from one region of the Mesorhizobium sp. B4-1-4 genome:
- a CDS encoding lipopolysaccharide biosynthesis protein yields MTELSGVLRRAKLPSMLRASGAAAAGRIAILAAGLGSSLLLPLALPQDKVGIYFIAQILTAGFAILAMMGLTFTAPALVSAAAARGDFGRARDAIMRIQGIVGGFGLIVACAFWLADRWIPSGANVTAWSGVLAIVALQIPCAALGAVQVELLRAIHSIRSSAFLMAFPSTAVALFLAFALTTRLQPSLHQVLLCSFAGYAIAAGVGAFSISSSCRRWSQSAKEPIGSGAIIRRTLPNLATTLALFGLSQVDMILLTLLSSLQEIAQYGIALRISTVLIMPLSIANSAFAPSAVHLWTLDDRTGLQKALRLLVSVATLLTFLMYAGLAVLGYTLVHLWNPHYENSLWLALILGAGQLGHVLGGSSGILLMVLGDEKVAFRITLVTGVATVALCSVGILVGGPYLLAAAAAACNVLQVFFFARRVRERFKVDATFKSLFRKKVPTSEV; encoded by the coding sequence ATGACCGAACTCTCCGGCGTGCTTAGGAGAGCGAAGCTGCCTTCCATGTTGAGGGCCAGCGGAGCGGCGGCGGCCGGCCGAATAGCAATACTGGCAGCCGGACTAGGCAGCTCGCTTCTTCTCCCCCTCGCCTTACCGCAAGACAAGGTTGGCATCTACTTCATCGCTCAGATTCTCACAGCCGGGTTCGCAATTCTGGCGATGATGGGTCTTACGTTCACGGCGCCGGCACTGGTTTCGGCCGCCGCGGCGCGAGGCGATTTCGGACGTGCGCGTGACGCCATCATGCGGATCCAAGGAATCGTCGGCGGGTTTGGCCTCATAGTCGCGTGCGCCTTTTGGCTTGCAGACCGGTGGATTCCCTCAGGGGCAAACGTCACGGCTTGGAGCGGAGTGCTGGCAATAGTTGCGCTGCAAATTCCGTGCGCCGCACTTGGAGCAGTCCAGGTGGAATTGCTCAGAGCAATTCACTCGATCAGGAGTTCGGCGTTTCTTATGGCGTTTCCGAGCACCGCGGTTGCCCTCTTTCTAGCTTTCGCCCTAACCACTCGACTGCAACCCAGCTTGCATCAGGTGCTCCTTTGCAGTTTTGCTGGATACGCAATTGCCGCGGGGGTTGGAGCGTTCAGCATTTCCTCGTCGTGCCGGCGCTGGAGCCAGTCGGCCAAAGAGCCCATTGGCTCTGGAGCGATCATCCGCCGGACCCTGCCCAACCTGGCGACAACGTTGGCATTGTTTGGGTTGTCTCAAGTGGACATGATCCTGTTGACGCTGCTCAGCAGTCTACAGGAGATCGCGCAATACGGCATCGCCCTACGGATTTCGACAGTGCTCATAATGCCGCTGAGCATAGCCAATTCGGCCTTTGCGCCCTCAGCCGTTCACCTCTGGACACTCGACGATCGTACAGGACTCCAGAAGGCGCTGCGGCTCCTGGTCTCAGTGGCGACCCTGCTGACTTTTCTCATGTATGCCGGCCTCGCGGTGCTCGGCTATACCCTGGTCCATCTTTGGAATCCACATTATGAAAACTCTCTCTGGCTCGCCCTGATCCTGGGCGCCGGTCAACTAGGGCATGTTCTCGGCGGTTCATCGGGCATTTTGCTGATGGTTCTGGGCGACGAAAAAGTCGCCTTCCGCATCACTCTCGTCACAGGTGTAGCGACAGTTGCTCTATGTAGCGTCGGCATTTTGGTCGGAGGACCTTATTTGCTCGCCGCCGCAGCGGCCGCGTGCAACGTGCTTCAGGTCTTCTTCTTCGCCAGACGAGTTCGGGAAAGATTCAAGGTAGACGCTACATTCAAGTCGCTCTTTCGTAAAAAAGTCCCAACATCAGAGGTCTAA
- a CDS encoding flavin reductase family protein, whose protein sequence is MKEMPASHAYRLLEPGPIVLVTTALNGEPNVMTMGFHMMVQHAPPLIGCVIGPWDHSYGALRETRECVIAIPTVDLARTVVDIGNCSGKEVDKFEKFGLSRLPARDVGAPLIGECLANIECRIADDSMVETYNLFLLEAVRIWIDPDREERRTLHHRGDGSFTADGEVVDLRERMVKWRDLPA, encoded by the coding sequence ATGAAGGAAATGCCCGCATCCCATGCCTATCGACTGCTCGAACCTGGCCCCATCGTCCTGGTCACGACCGCTCTAAATGGCGAACCGAACGTGATGACGATGGGCTTCCACATGATGGTCCAACACGCGCCGCCGCTGATTGGATGCGTCATCGGACCCTGGGACCATAGCTACGGAGCATTGCGCGAAACCCGCGAATGCGTGATTGCGATCCCCACGGTCGATCTTGCCCGTACGGTCGTGGATATAGGCAACTGCTCGGGCAAGGAGGTCGACAAATTCGAGAAATTCGGGCTGTCACGCCTTCCCGCCCGGGACGTGGGGGCGCCTCTTATCGGCGAATGTCTCGCCAATATCGAGTGTCGAATTGCCGACGACAGCATGGTCGAGACCTACAACTTGTTCCTTCTCGAGGCGGTCAGGATCTGGATCGATCCCGACCGGGAGGAGCGGCGGACACTACACCACAGGGGAGATGGGTCCTTCACCGCAGACGGCGAGGTCGTCGACCTGCGCGAACGGATGGTAAAATGGCGGGATCTTCCTGCCTGA
- the paoA gene encoding aldehyde dehydrogenase iron-sulfur subunit PaoA, with the protein MASVHMRTRGRKQPSSAAADNSPTHIAGNQSGTSKRYSVELRVNGEVHALELDPRTTLLDALREHLHLTGSKKGCDQGQCGACTVLVNGQRINSCLTLAVMHEGDAITTVEGLGTPDRMHPMQAAFVDHDGFQCGYCTPGQICSAVAMLNEIAASIPSHVTADLAAPIVLSETEIRERMSGNICRCAAYPNIIEAIHTVAGGRP; encoded by the coding sequence ATGGCTTCAGTTCATATGCGGACACGCGGTCGCAAACAGCCGAGTTCGGCGGCTGCGGACAATTCACCGACCCACATTGCGGGTAACCAAAGCGGCACATCCAAGCGATACTCGGTGGAGCTTCGGGTCAACGGCGAAGTTCACGCGCTCGAGCTTGATCCCCGCACGACGCTGCTCGACGCCCTGCGCGAACACTTGCATCTTACGGGGAGCAAGAAGGGTTGCGACCAGGGCCAGTGCGGCGCCTGTACCGTCCTGGTCAATGGGCAGCGTATCAACAGCTGCCTCACCCTCGCCGTCATGCATGAGGGCGACGCGATCACGACCGTCGAGGGACTGGGCACGCCCGATCGCATGCATCCGATGCAGGCGGCCTTCGTCGATCATGATGGCTTTCAGTGCGGCTACTGCACGCCGGGGCAGATCTGTTCGGCGGTGGCAATGCTGAACGAGATCGCAGCCAGCATTCCAAGCCATGTCACGGCCGATCTCGCTGCACCAATCGTGCTGAGCGAAACGGAAATCCGTGAGCGCATGAGCGGCAACATTTGCCGCTGCGCCGCATATCCCAACATCATCGAAGCGATCCACACGGTTGCAGGAGGACGGCCATGA
- a CDS encoding xanthine dehydrogenase family protein molybdopterin-binding subunit: MIGPGINRIDGPLKVTGRAVYSYERQDPGQPFYGFIRGAAIGKGKITHIDTAEAEMALGVRLVLTHRNVPKQGAFVNKPTIFDRPHPQLTSDRIAYFGEPVAFVVADTFEQARAAAALVKVTYTHEDGAFDLATHADRAEPQATLSIGLPGETRFGDLEAAMSAGPVTVDQTYTTPYHFSQPMEPHACLADWRDNHLTVYLATQTVAQNRIALAETLGLTADQVTVDAAFVGGGFGSKLYLHAEAVLAALAARALAHPVKVALTRRQVFTLTGHRPEMIHRVRLAATPDGQLTGLGHDVNLQAAEGEPWIEQAATVARSLYAAPNRLTRHSITNLDLKAAEAVRGPGELPGLLAFETAMDELAHALDIDPVELRLKNDTATDPELGVPLNGRRLADCLREGAKRFGWDQRPKTPGSRREGNHLVGYGMAAGIRMHFQGPTGAIVRIEPDGRVIVRSDTPDIGTGTYTIACQIAAEALGIGVNLVTAQLAHSDFPPSAGAGGSWGASNLSIAVDRACQEIRNKIAEAAGPGAVPNDILADVGRWFPEGLEATGQTIGQADDPNFKNYSQNTYGAAFAEVLVDVATGEVRLRRMTGVFAAGRIINAKTARSQLMGGMIWGVGSALHEAAHVDRRHGNWVNGDLAEYLMPVHADIPAIETVLLDDYDEHANHLGIKGVGELGVCGTGAAVSNAVFNATGIRVRDFPITLAKLLPGLPPMRTAA; this comes from the coding sequence ATGATCGGCCCCGGCATCAACCGCATCGACGGCCCGCTAAAAGTCACCGGGCGCGCTGTGTATTCCTACGAGCGGCAGGACCCGGGCCAACCGTTCTACGGTTTCATCCGCGGCGCGGCGATCGGAAAGGGCAAGATCACCCACATCGACACCGCGGAAGCCGAAATGGCACTTGGCGTGCGCCTGGTGCTGACCCATCGAAACGTTCCCAAACAGGGGGCGTTCGTCAACAAGCCGACGATCTTCGACCGGCCGCATCCGCAGCTGACCAGCGACCGGATCGCGTATTTTGGCGAGCCGGTGGCGTTTGTCGTCGCGGACACCTTCGAACAAGCTCGCGCCGCCGCGGCGCTTGTGAAAGTGACCTATACGCATGAAGACGGCGCCTTCGATCTTGCCACTCACGCCGATCGGGCAGAACCGCAGGCGACCCTCAGTATCGGCCTTCCGGGCGAGACGCGCTTCGGTGACCTGGAGGCAGCGATGTCGGCCGGACCGGTGACCGTCGACCAGACCTACACGACGCCATACCACTTCTCGCAGCCGATGGAGCCGCATGCCTGTCTCGCCGACTGGCGCGACAACCATCTCACCGTCTATCTGGCGACGCAGACCGTCGCGCAAAATCGCATCGCCCTTGCCGAAACGCTGGGATTGACGGCCGATCAGGTGACCGTCGACGCGGCCTTTGTCGGCGGTGGGTTCGGCTCCAAGCTTTATCTCCACGCCGAGGCCGTTCTCGCGGCGCTGGCCGCGCGCGCGCTGGCCCACCCGGTCAAGGTCGCCTTGACGCGCCGGCAGGTCTTCACCCTCACCGGGCATCGGCCAGAAATGATCCACCGCGTGCGCCTGGCGGCGACACCGGACGGCCAACTCACCGGCCTCGGGCACGACGTCAACCTTCAGGCGGCTGAAGGGGAACCATGGATCGAGCAGGCCGCGACAGTGGCGCGCTCGCTCTATGCGGCGCCGAACCGCCTGACTCGACACTCGATCACCAATCTCGATCTCAAGGCGGCTGAAGCGGTGCGCGGCCCCGGCGAACTGCCGGGCTTGCTGGCCTTCGAAACCGCAATGGATGAGTTGGCCCATGCGCTCGATATCGATCCCGTGGAATTGCGGCTCAAGAACGACACCGCGACCGATCCTGAGCTGGGCGTGCCGCTGAACGGACGGCGGCTCGCGGACTGCCTTCGCGAAGGTGCCAAGCGCTTCGGCTGGGACCAGCGGCCGAAGACGCCGGGTAGCCGTCGCGAGGGAAATCATCTGGTCGGCTACGGCATGGCGGCGGGAATCCGAATGCATTTTCAGGGGCCGACGGGCGCCATCGTCCGCATCGAGCCGGACGGCCGTGTGATCGTGCGCTCCGACACGCCCGACATCGGCACCGGCACGTACACCATCGCCTGCCAAATCGCGGCGGAAGCATTGGGGATCGGCGTGAATCTGGTGACGGCACAACTGGCGCATTCGGATTTTCCGCCGAGCGCCGGCGCCGGCGGCTCTTGGGGAGCGTCCAACCTGTCGATAGCGGTCGACCGGGCCTGCCAAGAGATCAGGAACAAGATCGCCGAAGCTGCTGGTCCGGGAGCCGTTCCCAACGACATCCTCGCCGATGTCGGCCGCTGGTTTCCAGAAGGCCTTGAAGCCACAGGACAAACTATTGGCCAAGCCGACGATCCGAACTTCAAGAATTATTCCCAGAACACCTATGGCGCGGCGTTCGCGGAAGTCCTTGTCGATGTCGCTACCGGCGAAGTCCGTTTGCGGCGCATGACCGGCGTGTTCGCGGCGGGCCGCATCATCAATGCCAAGACGGCGCGCTCGCAGTTGATGGGCGGCATGATCTGGGGCGTCGGCTCGGCACTGCACGAGGCCGCCCATGTTGATCGGCGCCACGGCAATTGGGTGAACGGCGATCTCGCCGAATATCTGATGCCGGTGCACGCCGATATTCCGGCCATCGAGACGGTGCTGCTCGACGACTATGACGAACACGCCAACCATCTCGGCATCAAGGGCGTTGGTGAACTTGGCGTCTGCGGCACGGGAGCGGCGGTCAGCAACGCGGTATTCAACGCCACCGGGATACGAGTCCGGGATTTTCCGATCACCCTGGCCAAGCTGCTCCCGGGACTTCCGCCGATGAGGACGGCAGCGTGA
- a CDS encoding TetR/AcrR family transcriptional regulator has product METAKVAHPRQRGADATAAILRAALDLGEEVGFDALTIEGIAERTGVAKTTIYRRWPNVSAIVMDAFLTEVTKAAPIQEKATARASFAASMKLLARAYRGKQGRIMRPLLGRAQTDERLLDAVKMRWVEPRRRIAREIVRRGMANGELRPGLDPDVVLDALYGPIYHRLLVPHANSDISDAYIEAVVETVFGGLTAR; this is encoded by the coding sequence TTGGAAACGGCGAAGGTCGCGCATCCGCGCCAGCGCGGCGCGGATGCGACGGCGGCGATTCTGCGCGCCGCGCTGGACCTGGGCGAAGAGGTAGGATTCGACGCCCTGACGATTGAAGGCATCGCGGAAAGGACTGGCGTAGCCAAGACGACCATCTACCGCCGATGGCCGAATGTCTCGGCAATCGTGATGGATGCGTTTCTCACCGAAGTGACAAAGGCGGCGCCAATCCAGGAGAAGGCGACTGCGCGCGCGAGCTTTGCGGCGTCCATGAAACTGCTGGCACGGGCTTACCGCGGTAAGCAGGGCAGGATCATGCGGCCGCTGCTGGGCCGTGCGCAAACCGATGAAAGGCTGCTGGATGCCGTAAAGATGCGTTGGGTCGAGCCGCGGCGGCGGATTGCTCGCGAGATCGTTCGGCGCGGCATGGCGAACGGTGAACTGAGACCCGGATTGGATCCGGATGTCGTGCTCGATGCTCTATATGGCCCGATCTATCACCGGCTGCTCGTTCCGCACGCCAACTCCGACATCTCCGACGCCTACATCGAGGCGGTCGTTGAAACCGTATTTGGTGGTCTGACGGCGCGCTGA
- a CDS encoding FAD binding domain-containing protein, which yields MKAFTYERPASAAEAAAAAARTPGSKFIAGGTNLLDLMKLQIETPTHLVDVNNIGLDRIEPTDQGGLRIGALVRNTDLAADPRIRGDYGLLSRAIVSGASGQLRNKATTAGNLLQRTRCPYFYDTDMPCNKRSPGMGCAAIGGLNANHAILGVSEACIATHPSDMAVAMRVLDAAVETVAPGGATRSIPIADFHRLPGNTPHIETVLEPGELITAVTLPKSRGGVQLYRKVRERASYAFATVSVALIAKVEEGHLTVDRLAFGGLAHKPWRVEQAERTVADADSIADIVLAGARPTQQNAYKLPLVRRTLSAILEPAREGASR from the coding sequence ATGAAAGCCTTCACCTACGAACGCCCGGCCAGCGCGGCCGAGGCAGCGGCCGCGGCGGCGCGTACACCTGGCTCAAAATTCATTGCCGGCGGCACCAATCTGCTGGATCTGATGAAGCTCCAGATCGAAACGCCCACGCATCTTGTCGACGTCAACAACATCGGCCTCGATCGGATTGAGCCAACCGACCAGGGTGGCCTGCGCATCGGCGCGCTTGTCCGCAACACCGATCTTGCTGCCGATCCTCGGATCCGCGGGGATTACGGCTTGCTGTCCAGGGCGATCGTCTCCGGCGCCTCCGGGCAGCTCCGCAACAAGGCGACAACTGCCGGCAATTTGCTGCAACGAACACGGTGCCCCTATTTCTACGACACCGATATGCCATGCAACAAACGCTCGCCGGGCATGGGCTGCGCCGCGATCGGGGGGCTCAACGCCAATCACGCTATTCTCGGCGTCAGCGAAGCTTGCATCGCGACGCATCCTTCAGACATGGCTGTCGCCATGCGGGTGCTGGACGCGGCCGTGGAAACGGTGGCGCCAGGAGGGGCAACGCGCAGCATTCCGATTGCCGACTTCCATCGCCTGCCGGGCAATACGCCGCATATCGAGACCGTACTGGAGCCGGGCGAGCTGATCACCGCGGTGACGCTGCCGAAATCACGAGGTGGCGTGCAGCTTTATCGCAAGGTCCGTGAACGCGCGTCATACGCGTTCGCCACGGTCTCGGTGGCGTTGATTGCCAAGGTCGAGGAGGGCCACCTCACCGTCGACCGGCTTGCCTTCGGCGGTCTCGCACACAAGCCTTGGCGCGTCGAACAGGCCGAGCGGACCGTCGCCGACGCCGACTCGATCGCCGACATTGTGCTCGCCGGCGCCAGGCCAACCCAACAGAACGCCTACAAGCTGCCGCTCGTCCGACGGACACTCTCGGCTATTCTCGAACCCGCACGCGAAGGAGCTTCCAGATGA
- a CDS encoding heme-degrading domain-containing protein: protein MKAGTAGKTEDLKIVVEQEATLLFACFDEQCAFEIGCAIRASAIVERQGIVVDVRLWDRQLFHAALPGSTAATAEWARRKLNTVRMFQKSSYRMALEQQREDRTFPPGYGLDPADYVLAGGAFPIHVQGVGVVGAIAVSGLSQRADHQCGVAALCEYLGKDKKRLAFDPA, encoded by the coding sequence TTGAAGGCAGGAACAGCTGGGAAGACCGAAGATTTGAAAATAGTCGTCGAACAGGAAGCGACGCTCCTTTTCGCATGCTTCGATGAACAGTGTGCGTTCGAGATTGGCTGTGCCATCCGCGCGAGCGCGATCGTAGAGAGGCAGGGTATCGTGGTCGATGTCCGTCTCTGGGACCGGCAGCTGTTCCACGCTGCTCTGCCCGGCTCAACCGCCGCCACCGCGGAATGGGCGCGGCGCAAGCTTAATACCGTCAGGATGTTCCAAAAGAGCAGTTATCGCATGGCCTTGGAGCAGCAGCGTGAGGACAGAACCTTTCCGCCGGGATACGGGCTCGATCCGGCAGACTACGTCCTGGCCGGCGGAGCGTTCCCCATACACGTCCAGGGCGTGGGTGTGGTCGGCGCGATTGCCGTTTCGGGTCTTAGTCAACGCGCCGACCACCAATGCGGGGTGGCGGCCCTTTGTGAATACCTTGGCAAAGACAAGAAACGGCTGGCTTTTGACCCGGCCTAA